The genomic interval AAATATACTTTTGAAAAAATCAATAAAGGTGAAATAGCCAAGATCAGGAGAGCCAACATCGGATCCATTGACCACAGAAAACCAAAAGAAGCAAGCAGTCGGATGGTTGTCAGCATAAACGACAGCCAAGAATAGCCTATCATATACACAATTTCCTTGCAGTCTGAATGGATTCGCACCTGAATATCGCCGCTATGCAGCTGTTTCACAACTTTCCAGCTCGCCATCATCTGATTGCGGGTAACCGAGTTCTGTAAATCGCTCAGCATGGCGATACGTGTCCGCTCGTTCAACCACCTGGAAAATATACGTCCGAACATGGCAAGCAATAGACATACGGCGGAAAGGATCAACGCTTCTTTCAATGCGGAGCTGTCCTTAGCTATCGCAAAGTCCACAGCCTGCTTCGACCAGTAGACAAAAGCAAGCGATAAAAAGATAGCAGCAAGCTCGATAATAAAGTACCAGAACAGCTCACTACGATACCCTTTGGTTAACGACCAGGCCCATCTCATCTGATATGTCAATCCTGTATTCATCCTAACTAATCAATCTCGAGTAAAAATGTACCAGTGGAAAGCTGAGCACTTCCATTGGTGCGTAGCGAAAATACCGTTTCGCATTCCACCATAACTTCTTTCTATCTCGTCCGGAGCCTGATGAGCTGTCCTCATTATGAAACCCAAAATTACCACCCTCCAGAATATCCGTCATCACCCAATCGGCTGATACATGCTCCTTGCTTTCAAAAGGCAAATATACAGTCGGAAGACCTATGTATCGTACCAGCAGCTCATGGAGCAAATGCACCCATTTCTCAATGTAAACTTTCCTGTAAATCCGCTTTAATGCTAAACCATCCACCTCATCATGATAGGTAAAGTAAAGTCTCGCCACATCACAAAGTTGCCTTAAACCGACACCAAAGGATAAAAGATGTTTAAGGATATGCGTACTCACCTGCACACACTGCATCATTGGAGAAGGCACTAGAGCTTCGGTATCTCCGATAACTACGCGCATACACTCAGCCTTCTCAAACTCTTCCATACGACGGAGAGCAGCCTGGCAAAAGGGATTATACAAATCAAACAAGCGTTGATGATGCTCCACTTCACATCCATTCCATTTATAGGAACAACTAAAGCCTGCTGTACTATTCACTTCAATGCCTTTACTTCCAATCAGTTCATTAGCCCGACGGTAAGCTACCCTTGAACCAAAATACCAATCAATATCCCCGCAAAGTCGCCTTTCTGGTCGCACATAGCAAACAGCTAAACCCTGCCCTTTTACCAACATCGGATCAAGCCCTACCTCCTTTAAAAACCTGGCCTGTTCAGCCACCAGTCTATCCATCCATGTATTCCGCTGTGCAATCTTCTCTACCCGGACCAGCCATTTAACCAGCAATGCTTTCTTCGGTAAAAGACCAGAATCCAGTCGCTGAACCCCGTCAAAAACCAAAGCCTCCACAGTCTGTTTAATGGCAAGGTCATACAAATCATCCCACCCCTTATCGTCCAGAGGGAAGCAATCCACCCGATCAATTGGCGTATCCCAAAGACCTGATCGCAAAAGCGTGAAAAATGCATGTGTAACCTTCGTGTTCATTCCTTTAGTTTCCTGCCAGTAAACCTTGTTTCTTAAAATCGGTCAATAACTGCTTTGTATCCTTCTCTGCGAGTTCAATATCTACATCATAATTTTCCATCAGAAGCTTCACAATATCCGCTTCTGAAAAATCTTTGCCGTGCAGCTCATTCCATAAAAATGCCGCAGTTTCATTTAGCGTATATACCTTGGACATATCCACCATTTCCTGACCCGGATCAACAATCACATGATCATCCCCCAAATGTCTTAGCATCAAATCATCTCTCAATCTCATCTCTTTAAATTTAATTTATTAATCAAACCACCCCATACCCGCAGTAAGGGCTTAAATTTGTATCTCAACCATGCTCTTTGCATGCTACCAGTCGAGTAAATCCTCAATAGCTCCGTTCCTCTATAAGCTTCCGTCACCATGCCGATGACTGCATCACGTTCCACACGTTCTATTTGAACCCAATTATTGTCGCCTGCCAACTCTAGGATATCCCCTTTACGTCCAACCAGTCGGTGAAGGATATACCCTCCTCGATAAAGCGCCAAAACAATTGTTCCCCATTTCATTTCACGCATATCCGTAGTATTCAACAGCACATGATCCCCCTCCTTTAAAGACGGTAACATACTCGTACCCTTTACTGGGATCTTTACCACTTTTCCTTCTGCAAGTAATGATTCCACCCGTTCAAAATACGAGTCGTTCGTTATCTTCTTTCTGGCCGCCATACGCTCATTCACAATTTTACGATTTTAGAAGTTTCCTGTATAGACTTAAGCTCTTGTCAACCATCTTTTTGCGCGTAAAAAGCTCTTTATATCGTCGCCGCCCCCCCAAAGCCACCTGCTCATATAGCTCCCGGTCATCCATCAATTTCTTAATCGCATTCGCCAATGCGTCAGCATCCTCTGCCGGTACCACCAGTCCAGAAACCTGATCCGCGTTTACCCAGCTTACCCCCGAGCCCTTAATGTGAGTGGATACAACGGGCTTCCCGCAAGACATCGCTTCAATCTGAACAATCGCAAAAGCCTCTGTTTTCCAGATCGAACTTAAGCAGAACAGATCGCAAGCCTCAAAATACTTCGGCACATCTTCATCACTCACATAGCCTAGAAACTCTACCCGACTTCTTACACCTAGGTGGTCAACCAATTCTTCCAACTCACCTCTCAGCGGCCCAATTCCTCCAATCGCAAGCCTGTAAGTATCATCAAGTTTGGCCAACGCCTCAATCAAGTATTTATAACCCTTATACTCTACCAACCTACCTAATGAGAAAATCAACCTATAGCCGTCATATTTTCTTCGCAAGAGTTCCACCTGCTCCTTATCGGCAGAAATCGCTTCCACACCAATCGGGATATAATCTATTTTATCTAGCATCCCTTTCAAAAATGGCGATTCACGTACATAAACCGGCGTTGTCCCTACTATCAGATCCGCCCTTTTTATCAGCCAACGCTGTAGCGGCGCATAGAGCTTCAGTAATAATTTTTGCTTTAAAATATCACTATGCCAATGCAGAATCACTTTTCTTTTATAGCCTGATAAAAACAAAGCAAGACTCGCCATTGGATCTGGATGGTGAATATGAATCATATCATATTCATTAGCTATTCGGCGAAGCCTTGTAATCATCGCCGGAGCAATCATCGTTGCCGAAAACTTCCATTGCGTCTTGACAGCTATCACCCTGCCGTAGCTATTCAGTTCTATGACACCGCCCCGGTACCCTTCCGTTGTTGCACACAACATATCACAATGAACCCCTTCTGCCGACAACCCTAAAGTCAGGTCGTACATCACCTTTTCAATCCCTCCTCGAATGGGGTAAAACTTACCGACCTGTAGAATCTTCATTGTTTACTATTTGTTTTGTATCCCATAATAATATCGAGAATAACGATTCCCAAGACCTCGCTAAAGGTTCATTGCTTGACACCTCAGGTACTTCCATTAAAATAGAAGTGTTCCCTTTAATCAAAGCCATCATCTGTTCAGCCAGTATCTCTGCATTGTCCGGATCAAAAAACGCCACTTGATTATGACCAGCAGCCGTTTCATGGGCATAGGGCAAGTCCGCCAAGAGCATTGGCTTATTAAAAGCGGAAAATTCAGTAATCGGCAAGCCCCAGGTTTCCACCTTAGATGGAAACAACAGGCAATTAACTTCATTATACCGTTGCAATAAACTTTCCCGTTTTAGGTAGCCAATAAATTTGAGCGACTTTAAATGGCCCCATTTCTTGTACAACCAATTTGTATATTTATTCTCTACACCGCTTATCGTCAAATACACTTGAAAATCTTTCATGCCTCTTTGTTTTTCCAATATTTCACACGCTTCACAAATCAATTGAAAGTTTTTATGACTGTCAGCCGTAGCTGGAAACAAGAATGTATAGGCAGATAAAGCTTCACCTATGTTGCCCCGCCCCGTCTTATACCTCACTGATGGGGTTTTCGGTGGTGCAACGATAACTTTTGACCGGTCTACATTAAACATATCCACCATCGCCCTTTTGAACCATTGCTGCTGAACAACCAGATAATCATTCTTATGAATATTCTTCCCATAGATATACTTCGTAAATATGGCGAATAGAGCTATTTTAGGAGCGAAAAGCAAATCATGAATACTCCACTTATAGAATGAAAACGAGTTGTGACAGTAAACTGCCCTCCGTTTTGCCGCCACATTCGGTGTTGTATCATGCAGGGAAAACCATAAATACACGTCTCCAAGTTCTTTTGAAACTTTTTTTAGTGTCACATATTCATACCAAAGCCGGTTTACCCATCGCTTCTTAGGCCATTGCGTTTCAACATATTCGATATTTGGAAAATCAGCCAATTCGCGTTTGTAGACAATTGCTACAATGCGAACATCTTTCTTTACAGCTAGTGAAGAAAGATATGCTAAGCAATCACGCAAGACCGCTAGAGTCCCACCCTTATTCAGATTAACAGCAGAAACCACAATCGTCTTCGTCATCGTTCACCCCCTTCCTGCAGCAAGCCATCGAACAGGGCCCGCCACTTCGCCATGATCACTTCTTCCGAAAAGCTAGCAGACAAACGCTTTGCTTCATGTCCCATTTGCTTTCTAGTATCCGCATTACCCATTAAAAGCATAAGTTTTTCGGCAAAGCTATGCCGGTCACCCTCGGCTATCAGGTAACCATTTCTACCATCATCAATCACGTCCTTCGGCCCGCACTTACATCCATAGGCTACCAAAGGCAAACCACAAGCCTGCCCTTCCAGCAGAGCCATCGGCAAGCCCTCATAACGAGAAGTCATCACCAGGACACTACTCTTCAAATACTCATTTTCAATATCTTTAACCGACGGCAGGAGCTGTACAACATCTTGCAAGTACAAGGCTTTAATCAGCTCTTCCAGCTCCTTTCTACGCGGACCATCTCCATAAATAAATAGCTTCCAGTCGGGGTAGCGTGTTTTTATCTCCTTCCAAATATAAATCAGCTCATCAAATGCCTTTTGGTAGTCATATCTCCCAACCGCGATTACCCTCTTCTCATCAAGTGAAGCTACCTTACTCGGCTCAAAGCTATTAGCGTTTGGAATTACGTTTATATTCGACAGCCCCGCCCAATATGCACTATCTTCATGTGTTAACACCACAAAGCGATCGTAACAGCCCGCTAACTTCTGATCCCTTTTACTTCGCCAACTGTCAACAAGCCCCCATAATCCCTTGCGGCCATATTGCAAGCGTTTAAAACGCGAGAAATGAATCTCTGCCACCTTTTTGCTGCCGTCGGCAATACCATGCAAAAAAGAAACCTCATGATCAAACATTGAAATCACAATATCCGCTTTATGACCGATCAAAAGTTTCTCCAATCTTCGTTTATGCAATCTCTGTTTAAACCAGTAGCTCACAGCCTTTTCCAAGAGACCTTTACCCTGTCCCGCACTATAGTTAATCCCCAGATCATGATGTGTAATCCTATTATCCAGTTCAAAATAGGGTTTCCGCCCCTGCTGATCCGTCGTCACCACCATCACCTCATGTCCCTGGCGCACCAAGTAATTAGCCTTATTAGCCAATACCCTCTCCATTCCGCCCGAGTTATAGGTAGCCGCTATGTTATAAACGATTCTCATGCTGCTTCCTCCATTACTAGCTGCTCCACTTCCAGACCCTCTTCAGGTTCCATTGTGAAATAATCCAGACAAAAGAACAACGCATATATTTGGAAAATATCTGTCGCCACCTTAATCCAAATCAAAAAACTCAATGCCATCAAGAATAAAAACATCAGCCAATAGCGAGGATTACGGCTTATAAACAACGCGGTCAGGTATACGAACAGTGTAGCAAACAATGTAAAACCCACTAATCCACAATACAATATAAATCGACAATAGCCAATATCCGTACCGTAGATAAAATTGCCAAACAACCCACTGCCTATAATCCATGTCTTGAGATCAGTCGGCCAAATCCACATCACTGTATTCAGCTTGTCAGTTGAATCCGTACGCCACACCCCCGTTTCAGCCCAATTAAAGAAACCCTCGAAAGCAAAACGCATATGATCATGAAAAACCGCATCCGTGTGGTATAAGTACGTAGCCATTGCTGCGGAAAACAGCATGACCCCAGCGAACCAAAGTCCCAATTTAATTGACTCATACCTCACGATCGGCTTAAAAAGCCCTGATGCGAATACGAAATAAGCAACTGCGCAACCCACGCCCAAAATCGTTGTTCTTGAAATCATATTCCCGATAAGCGTAATCGTAAAAAAAGCAATCAGCAACAAGAATATACTCCATTGGCTGCTCCGTGTCCCCTGATCATGCGATAACAAGCCCACAATCATGATCAGCGTAATTGAGAAACGAACACCAGCTGTATCCAGTGCCGCACCGATCCCGTATAAGCGATCCACCTCTGTAAAAAACTCTTGTCCTTGCTGTACATAACTATCAATAAATAATTGAAAAGCAGGGATATTATCAATCATCAACGCAAGTATACATTGAGCGAAACATACTGCTGCCAAATAATGTGTAAGCAATTTAAATGAAGCCTCTCCATGCAGATTACGTATAGCCGCAGCAACCGTATAAGCGCCACCCAGCCAAGTCCCAAAACTGACAATATAGGTAGCGTAGGAATAATCATTTGTATCATTAAAATCCGCAGAGAAAAATGCCGCCACAGAAAAGAGCAGCGCAATTAAGATCGCTCCCAGCATACCTTTCGAAACCCCAATCTGTCGGTCATTTATACATTTAAATGCGAAAAGCGCTACACCTATTACCGCCAATATCATCTTCGTATTTATCGACGACGGCAGAAAGCTGAATCCTATCGGAAAAACGTAAAAGCTTGTCAGAACACCAACCAATATGTATAGGACGTAACGCATTAAACCTATTTATTCTTATTTATATATAACACCATATACCATCCTTATTATCAAGTGGTAATGCAACCTGATCAACCAATAATTTTTGCTTGCAGCCGCCCACTGAAGCACACGGATACGCCAAGAAAGCCCTTTATTAGCTGTCGCTAAGTGATTAACTTCCGGGAACCAGCTAGCCCAACGTCTATATTGGGCTTTTTTATCTGAAATCAGAAGCGGCAACTTGATATTCAATTTCAGATCATTAATCAAAGACTTCGATTCGACCCCAAATTTACTATCTGACAAGAAAGCCTCAAGCTCCCTCACATTCTGAGTAACCTCTTCGATATGCCTGCTAGAATACACATTGGTTAGCGAATCACTATTCGACCGTCCGTAATGATAAAGAGCCGAATCTACATGGTGAACTTTTCTTGCATAAACAAACAATTTAATCATCACCAACATATCCTCGCCCATATTCATACCCTCAAGGAAGCGAACCGCGTGATCTTCATACAAGCTCCGTTTCACAAAGAACAACCATAAGTTCCACCGCATCTTACCCATCATCATCCATTCCACAGCCTCCTGAGCAGAGGAAAACTCTGGTTGCCTCATTTCCCGCTCGTTTTCCTTAAATGATAAAAACCAGTTGAAACCTACAATATCCGCCATACTTTGTACCGCTTCCTCAACCAGTAATTCCACCGTATTGGGTTCAATCCAGTCATCCGCGTCTACAAAGTAAATATAATCGCCCTGCGCCTGATCTAAACCAGTGTTTCTTGCAGTCGCAACCCCACTATTTTCAAAATGACGTACTAATTGAATTCCAAAAAACTGACCTTTATCATATTCCGAAAGGAACTTATTTAAAATAATAGAACTTCCATCCGTACTACAATCATCGACAAAAATCAGCTCGAGGCGTTTATAAGTTTGTGCTTTTAACGAGGCTAGCGTACTATGCAATGTCTCCTCAGCATTATAAACCGGCACAATAATGGAAACTAGTGGCGTCGAACTCTTCATCTCATCCTTTATTACTTATTTAAGCACTCCTTTTCCATTTCTATCTTTCTGAGAATTTTCTCAGCAACCTCAATATGCTCTGTACTAAATTTTCTTGCGAACATCGCTTTTGAACTCAGCAATACATCCAAATCCTCTACCTTCCATGCTGGCAATTTATTATTCTTCCAACCGATCATGCGCATCGATCCATAACCCTCATCTGATAGATGATATATATTTTGGACGAAGTGTGAGTTCCAACATAAGGTCTGCACAAAAATCTCATCGGCACAAAAGGTATGATGATAAGTCTCCATAACCTCATTTTTGTTTTGTAGAATATAAAGTACAAAATCATGCGTTAGGCTCACCCATTGGGTACCCTTCTTAAAGTTGATTCCTTTGTTTCTGTAAATACCAAAAAGATATTGTATACGAAGAGCGACGTACCGAATCGCACGTTTAAAAAAACCTCCTACGCTCACCGAAACTTTGAAATCCTTTGGGAATAGATGATAGCGTTGAACCTTTCGGGCGATATGAGCGTTCATGTCTCCCTGCGAAAAACCAATAAACTCCTTCCCCTGATAAAGATCAAAAAACCGATGAATATCATCTTGCGAACACAATGGCATATCCACACCAGATAAGAGATGATAATACGCATACTCACCCTCTTTGGTCGCAGTCTCGAACAACGCGTATTCTGCTTCAACCACAGAAAGATCACCCCAGGATACATTAACCCGATTATCGATATACCTTATTTTTGCAAACTCAGATTTTAAGAGCGGTAACTCTTTTAATTTCTTATCGAAATGAATATAAATATCGTTCCTAGGATCGTCGATTGCTTGAATCAACAAACGCAAAACATCAAATTCGTTATGAGCTAATATCAGATAAGCGTGTTTCATCACAAGCTAGATTTTAAATGACCTACAATCTTATTAACTACCACCATATCGCTCGAACTAAACTTCCGGGCAAACA from Pedobacter indicus carries:
- a CDS encoding nucleotidyltransferase domain-containing protein; protein product: MNTKVTHAFFTLLRSGLWDTPIDRVDCFPLDDKGWDDLYDLAIKQTVEALVFDGVQRLDSGLLPKKALLVKWLVRVEKIAQRNTWMDRLVAEQARFLKEVGLDPMLVKGQGLAVCYVRPERRLCGDIDWYFGSRVAYRRANELIGSKGIEVNSTAGFSCSYKWNGCEVEHHQRLFDLYNPFCQAALRRMEEFEKAECMRVVIGDTEALVPSPMMQCVQVSTHILKHLLSFGVGLRQLCDVARLYFTYHDEVDGLALKRIYRKVYIEKWVHLLHELLVRYIGLPTVYLPFESKEHVSADWVMTDILEGGNFGFHNEDSSSGSGRDRKKLWWNAKRYFRYAPMEVLSFPLVHFYSRLIS
- a CDS encoding PqqD family protein: MRLRDDLMLRHLGDDHVIVDPGQEMVDMSKVYTLNETAAFLWNELHGKDFSEADIVKLLMENYDVDIELAEKDTKQLLTDFKKQGLLAGN
- a CDS encoding S24 family peptidase: MNERMAARKKITNDSYFERVESLLAEGKVVKIPVKGTSMLPSLKEGDHVLLNTTDMREMKWGTIVLALYRGGYILHRLVGRKGDILELAGDNNWVQIERVERDAVIGMVTEAYRGTELLRIYSTGSMQRAWLRYKFKPLLRVWGGLINKLNLKR
- a CDS encoding glycosyltransferase; the encoded protein is MKILQVGKFYPIRGGIEKVMYDLTLGLSAEGVHCDMLCATTEGYRGGVIELNSYGRVIAVKTQWKFSATMIAPAMITRLRRIANEYDMIHIHHPDPMASLALFLSGYKRKVILHWHSDILKQKLLLKLYAPLQRWLIKRADLIVGTTPVYVRESPFLKGMLDKIDYIPIGVEAISADKEQVELLRRKYDGYRLIFSLGRLVEYKGYKYLIEALAKLDDTYRLAIGGIGPLRGELEELVDHLGVRSRVEFLGYVSDEDVPKYFEACDLFCLSSIWKTEAFAIVQIEAMSCGKPVVSTHIKGSGVSWVNADQVSGLVVPAEDADALANAIKKLMDDRELYEQVALGGRRRYKELFTRKKMVDKSLSLYRKLLKS
- a CDS encoding glycosyltransferase; this encodes MTKTIVVSAVNLNKGGTLAVLRDCLAYLSSLAVKKDVRIVAIVYKRELADFPNIEYVETQWPKKRWVNRLWYEYVTLKKVSKELGDVYLWFSLHDTTPNVAAKRRAVYCHNSFSFYKWSIHDLLFAPKIALFAIFTKYIYGKNIHKNDYLVVQQQWFKRAMVDMFNVDRSKVIVAPPKTPSVRYKTGRGNIGEALSAYTFLFPATADSHKNFQLICEACEILEKQRGMKDFQVYLTISGVENKYTNWLYKKWGHLKSLKFIGYLKRESLLQRYNEVNCLLFPSKVETWGLPITEFSAFNKPMLLADLPYAHETAAGHNQVAFFDPDNAEILAEQMMALIKGNTSILMEVPEVSSNEPLARSWESLFSILLWDTKQIVNNEDSTGR
- a CDS encoding glycosyltransferase family 4 protein; translation: MRIVYNIAATYNSGGMERVLANKANYLVRQGHEVMVVTTDQQGRKPYFELDNRITHHDLGINYSAGQGKGLLEKAVSYWFKQRLHKRRLEKLLIGHKADIVISMFDHEVSFLHGIADGSKKVAEIHFSRFKRLQYGRKGLWGLVDSWRSKRDQKLAGCYDRFVVLTHEDSAYWAGLSNINVIPNANSFEPSKVASLDEKRVIAVGRYDYQKAFDELIYIWKEIKTRYPDWKLFIYGDGPRRKELEELIKALYLQDVVQLLPSVKDIENEYLKSSVLVMTSRYEGLPMALLEGQACGLPLVAYGCKCGPKDVIDDGRNGYLIAEGDRHSFAEKLMLLMGNADTRKQMGHEAKRLSASFSEEVIMAKWRALFDGLLQEGGER
- a CDS encoding glycosyltransferase family 2 protein, with product MKSSTPLVSIIVPVYNAEETLHSTLASLKAQTYKRLELIFVDDCSTDGSSIILNKFLSEYDKGQFFGIQLVRHFENSGVATARNTGLDQAQGDYIYFVDADDWIEPNTVELLVEEAVQSMADIVGFNWFLSFKENEREMRQPEFSSAQEAVEWMMMGKMRWNLWLFFVKRSLYEDHAVRFLEGMNMGEDMLVMIKLFVYARKVHHVDSALYHYGRSNSDSLTNVYSSRHIEEVTQNVRELEAFLSDSKFGVESKSLINDLKLNIKLPLLISDKKAQYRRWASWFPEVNHLATANKGLSWRIRVLQWAAASKNYWLIRLHYHLIIRMVYGVIYK
- a CDS encoding beta-1,6-N-acetylglucosaminyltransferase, which translates into the protein MKHAYLILAHNEFDVLRLLIQAIDDPRNDIYIHFDKKLKELPLLKSEFAKIRYIDNRVNVSWGDLSVVEAEYALFETATKEGEYAYYHLLSGVDMPLCSQDDIHRFFDLYQGKEFIGFSQGDMNAHIARKVQRYHLFPKDFKVSVSVGGFFKRAIRYVALRIQYLFGIYRNKGINFKKGTQWVSLTHDFVLYILQNKNEVMETYHHTFCADEIFVQTLCWNSHFVQNIYHLSDEGYGSMRMIGWKNNKLPAWKVEDLDVLLSSKAMFARKFSTEHIEVAEKILRKIEMEKECLNK